A region from the Bradyrhizobium erythrophlei genome encodes:
- a CDS encoding N-acyl homoserine lactonase family protein, translating into MRRLLLIALFLLAPVSVRAGEVERLYVIDCGFAHAEDQSLWSPGVNIGVPIDFSDNCYLIRHSSQGYLLWDTGITDRLAALRQGQAVPPLRQTWYRSQPLVAELATIGVKPGDIHYVAISHIHPDHIGNVDAFPDATLIMQRREWEAAMASPQKQFSPDHKTELLDGDKDLFGDGSLTILSTPGHTAGHQSLLVHLNKTGYVLLTGDAVHFQSNWDNRRVPGFNTDRQMSLDSMDKLARIADEKHAQLWINHDKSSSDARRHAPKFYD; encoded by the coding sequence ATGCGACGATTGCTCTTGATAGCGTTGTTTCTGCTTGCGCCGGTCTCAGTGCGGGCCGGCGAAGTGGAACGCCTCTACGTCATCGACTGCGGCTTTGCGCACGCCGAAGATCAGTCGTTGTGGTCTCCGGGTGTCAATATTGGCGTGCCAATCGATTTTTCCGACAACTGCTACCTGATCCGCCACAGTAGCCAAGGCTATCTGCTGTGGGACACCGGGATCACCGATCGGCTTGCAGCCCTGCGGCAGGGGCAGGCTGTGCCGCCACTCCGGCAGACCTGGTACCGCAGCCAGCCGCTGGTCGCCGAACTAGCCACGATCGGGGTAAAGCCGGGCGATATTCACTACGTTGCGATCTCGCATATCCATCCCGATCATATCGGCAATGTCGACGCATTCCCCGACGCCACCTTGATCATGCAAAGACGCGAGTGGGAGGCCGCGATGGCGTCGCCGCAAAAGCAGTTCAGCCCTGATCATAAGACTGAACTCCTCGATGGCGACAAGGATTTGTTCGGCGATGGCAGTTTGACGATCCTGTCGACACCGGGCCACACCGCTGGCCACCAATCGCTGCTCGTTCATCTGAACAAGACAGGCTATGTGTTGTTGACCGGCGATGCCGTCCATTTTCAATCGAACTGGGACAACCGGAGAGTTCCTGGTTTTAACACCGATCGCCAGATGTCGCTGGACTCGATGGACAAGCTCGCGCGCATCGCGGATGAGAAGCACGCCCAGCTCTGGATCAACCACGACAAATCGTCGAGCGATGCACGTCGGCATGCTCCAAAGTTTTACGATTAG
- a CDS encoding SDR family NAD(P)-dependent oxidoreductase, which produces MDLRLQGKRALVTGSSIGLGEAIARALAAEGVAVAIHGRQPERTFAVAAEIEALGGRTAVVLGDLTVEHEAHSVANSAIKQLGGIDILVNNAGGPGDRLFWEETQIRAWTESYERNVLAAVRLINHLLPSMRQSGWGRIVNVSSVAGVMPQPTGPEYGASKAAINNLSLSLTKALGASGVTVNTVSPGMILTPKLEKVLRQMATTNGWVASGASWEEIERVFLKVSQVPLGRIGRVEEVAHAVVFLCSSLASYITGADLRIDGGVVPAL; this is translated from the coding sequence ATGGATTTGCGATTGCAAGGAAAGCGTGCGTTGGTCACGGGTAGCAGCATCGGCTTGGGAGAGGCGATCGCGCGAGCCCTTGCTGCCGAGGGTGTTGCTGTTGCGATCCACGGACGCCAACCGGAACGTACATTCGCCGTTGCGGCAGAAATCGAGGCTCTCGGCGGCAGAACAGCCGTTGTTCTCGGAGACCTCACGGTCGAACATGAAGCGCATAGCGTCGCTAACAGCGCGATCAAGCAGCTAGGCGGTATCGATATCCTCGTTAACAACGCGGGTGGACCAGGCGATAGGCTGTTCTGGGAAGAGACGCAAATCCGAGCTTGGACCGAGTCTTACGAGCGGAACGTTCTGGCTGCTGTAAGACTGATCAATCATCTTCTGCCGTCGATGCGGCAGTCTGGCTGGGGAAGAATTGTGAATGTCTCGAGCGTGGCTGGTGTGATGCCCCAGCCTACCGGCCCGGAGTACGGAGCAAGCAAGGCTGCGATCAACAATCTCAGCCTGTCCTTGACCAAAGCGCTCGGGGCATCGGGAGTGACGGTTAACACGGTTTCTCCCGGCATGATTCTCACGCCGAAGCTGGAAAAAGTACTTCGTCAGATGGCAACTACGAACGGCTGGGTTGCCAGCGGTGCTTCATGGGAAGAGATCGAGCGGGTTTTTTTGAAAGTTTCACAGGTTCCCCTTGGCAGAATTGGTCGCGTTGAGGAGGTCGCGCACGCCGTCGTCTTTTTGTGCAGTTCGCTTGCCAGTTACATCACCGGCGCGGACTTACGAATTGATGGCGGGGTTGTACCAGCTCTATAG
- a CDS encoding SDR family oxidoreductase, with protein sequence MNLTRSNSPLLRPRIKLGNIAYAAVFLASEESRMITGHILPVDRGIGD encoded by the coding sequence ATGAATCTGACTCGGAGCAACAGCCCACTCCTTCGCCCAAGGATAAAGCTAGGAAACATCGCCTACGCGGCGGTGTTCTTAGCGTCCGAAGAGTCCCGCATGATCACTGGCCACATACTCCCCGTGGACCGAGGGATTGGCGACTGA
- a CDS encoding cupin domain-containing protein produces the protein MNDPHKFGTEFGSDNAPEHSAAIVSHHDGIKWFEAIPGEQLCIRVHGTQVNGRYAIMENIAAPGTATPMHFHAEDEIFHILEGTVTFSIDGDVFNASVGSIVVIPAGAHHAWRNRSNSPIRMSTFFSPGGVEELYPKLVGLSLEELSTVVEPFGSGIVGPPIVE, from the coding sequence ATGAATGATCCCCACAAGTTCGGTACGGAGTTTGGATCTGATAATGCACCCGAACACAGTGCAGCTATTGTCAGTCACCATGACGGCATCAAATGGTTTGAGGCAATCCCCGGAGAACAATTGTGTATTCGGGTTCACGGAACACAGGTAAATGGCCGCTATGCAATTATGGAAAATATCGCGGCGCCAGGCACAGCAACACCTATGCACTTCCATGCGGAAGATGAAATTTTTCACATCCTTGAAGGGACGGTGACCTTCAGCATCGACGGCGACGTTTTCAATGCCTCCGTCGGCTCAATTGTGGTTATTCCAGCAGGCGCACATCACGCGTGGAGGAATCGTTCGAACTCTCCGATCCGCATGTCGACCTTCTTTTCACCAGGTGGAGTAGAAGAGCTTTACCCCAAGCTTGTCGGCTTGTCTCTGGAAGAGCTATCTACTGTAGTCGAACCATTCGGATCAGGCATTGTTGGGCCGCCCATCGTTGAGTAA
- a CDS encoding helix-turn-helix domain-containing protein — MLQSDDVGGAPLLDFEAWRALLRSNCGRDVEVTAPNAFAGWRRPFNVCGLEATSVKIRWGSADPGCSDHRVERYRDVRCDGADHYLIIFQVAGQTAMTQMDQEALLAVGDVALVDAARPVTYLFSGEWLTLRLPRKSVRSHFGFEPQGGVGRQRTRASRLLFDLIRNADMEAASPSADIYMQFAVYDLVGALFAPSDPRSLARGSDKLFQRICGVIKDGFSDPDFGPVEVAAEAGVSLRYVQKLLTERGTTCSEFIYSSRLDHAAHLLRRRALLGTGEPLSEIAYACGFRDYAHFARRFRKRFGYSPRWTAP, encoded by the coding sequence ATGCTTCAGAGCGACGATGTTGGCGGCGCGCCTCTGCTGGATTTCGAGGCGTGGCGAGCGTTGCTCCGATCGAATTGCGGGCGCGACGTCGAGGTCACGGCGCCTAACGCCTTTGCCGGTTGGAGGCGTCCCTTCAATGTATGCGGGCTTGAGGCAACTTCGGTAAAGATCAGGTGGGGGTCCGCGGACCCCGGTTGCTCTGATCACCGGGTAGAGCGCTACCGGGATGTTCGCTGCGATGGCGCGGATCATTATCTCATAATCTTCCAAGTCGCTGGGCAGACTGCAATGACCCAGATGGATCAGGAGGCACTACTCGCTGTAGGCGACGTTGCGCTCGTCGATGCGGCGCGACCGGTGACATATCTCTTCTCGGGAGAATGGCTGACGCTTCGGCTGCCGCGAAAATCGGTGCGGTCTCACTTCGGATTCGAGCCGCAAGGGGGTGTTGGCAGACAAAGAACGCGCGCCAGTCGTCTGCTCTTCGACCTCATTCGGAATGCCGATATGGAAGCCGCGTCACCGTCCGCCGATATCTACATGCAGTTCGCCGTCTATGACCTCGTTGGCGCGCTATTTGCGCCGTCTGATCCGCGCTCCCTGGCACGTGGCTCGGACAAATTGTTCCAACGCATCTGTGGCGTCATCAAGGATGGTTTTTCCGATCCGGATTTCGGGCCCGTTGAGGTAGCCGCCGAAGCCGGCGTCTCGTTGCGCTATGTGCAAAAGCTCCTCACCGAGCGCGGCACGACCTGCAGCGAATTCATCTATTCGAGCCGGCTTGATCATGCCGCCCATTTGCTCCGCCGCCGGGCGTTGCTGGGTACGGGCGAGCCTCTCAGCGAGATCGCCTACGCTTGCGGCTTTCGCGACTATGCGCATTTCGCGCGGAGATTCCGCAAGCGGTTTGGCTATTCGCCGCGTTGGACCGCACCATAG
- a CDS encoding TetR/AcrR family transcriptional regulator — MARSIAERADVLPQLAEVFRAHGYEGATLSLISDATGLGKGSLYNFFPGGKEQMAMEVLTSIDRWFADNIYTPLRTSTDPAKGIADMFAAVDDYFRSGQRVCLVGAVALGASRDLFDDKVKTYFAGWIDALAAALRRLGDDRTAARQKAEQAVLEIQGALVLTRALDDMKVFSRALADSRKRLMNTK; from the coding sequence ATGGCGAGGTCGATTGCCGAGCGTGCTGATGTCTTGCCGCAACTGGCGGAAGTGTTTCGAGCCCATGGCTATGAGGGCGCGACGCTGTCGCTGATTTCGGACGCGACCGGGCTCGGCAAGGGCAGCCTCTACAATTTCTTTCCAGGCGGCAAGGAGCAGATGGCGATGGAGGTTCTGACCTCCATCGACCGGTGGTTCGCCGACAACATCTATACGCCGCTGCGGACATCGACCGATCCGGCAAAGGGCATCGCCGACATGTTTGCGGCGGTCGATGATTATTTCCGCTCTGGACAGCGGGTGTGTCTGGTCGGCGCAGTGGCGCTCGGCGCCTCGCGCGATCTGTTTGACGACAAGGTCAAAACCTATTTCGCGGGCTGGATCGATGCGCTCGCAGCCGCGTTGCGGCGGCTCGGCGATGACAGAACCGCCGCACGCCAGAAGGCGGAACAAGCGGTGCTGGAAATTCAGGGCGCGCTGGTGCTGACGCGCGCGCTCGACGATATGAAGGTGTTCTCCCGCGCGCTGGCAGACTCGCGCAAGCGGTTGATGAATACAAAATAG
- a CDS encoding cupin domain-containing protein, whose translation MVRALQPGIDGSRMAGSRIGQRRRERKSMNGPHKFGAPEHSAAIVSHHDSIKWLEAIPGEQLCIRVHGTQVNGRYAIMENIAAPGTATPMHFHAEDEIFHILEGTVTFSIDGDVFNASVGSIVVIPAGAHHAWRNRSNSPIRMSTFFSPGGVEELYPKLVGLSLEELSAVVEPFGSGIVGPPIDE comes from the coding sequence ATGGTGCGGGCGTTACAACCCGGAATCGATGGTTCGAGGATGGCCGGATCGCGGATCGGTCAAAGAAGAAGGGAAAGAAAATCGATGAATGGTCCCCACAAGTTCGGTGCACCCGAACACAGTGCAGCTATTGTCAGTCACCATGACAGCATCAAATGGCTTGAGGCAATCCCCGGAGAACAATTGTGTATTCGGGTTCACGGAACACAGGTGAATGGCCGCTATGCAATTATGGAAAATATCGCGGCGCCAGGCACAGCAACACCTATGCACTTCCATGCGGAAGATGAAATTTTTCACATCCTTGAAGGGACGGTGACCTTCAGCATCGACGGCGACGTTTTCAACGCCTCCGTCGGCTCAATTGTGGTTATTCCAGCGGGCGCACATCACGCGTGGAGGAATCGTTCGAACTCTCCGATCCGCATGTCGACCTTCTTTTCACCAGGTGGAGTAGAAGAGCTTTACCCCAAGCTTGTCGGCTTGTCTCTGGAAGAGCTATCTGCTGTGGTCGAACCATTCGGATCAGGCATTGTTGGGCCGCCCATCGATGAGTAA
- a CDS encoding FAD-dependent monooxygenase: MHSLKIAIAGGSLGGLFAAALLHAAGHEVTVFERSKHGLEGRGAGLVGQREIFAILRAVGCEHVARIGVVARERIFLDQGGQIVERHETPQMQISWDILFRSFRERLPDRNYLQGREVVSASEHGGAAYLTFSDGITVEADLVIGVDGVGSIVRRAVAGDAAAPVYAGYAAWRGLYPEVDLPNSAAETLRERFAFFNMHRSHILGYLVAGPDGSLEAGRRRYNWVWYRTLSDADGSLARELTDASGHVHQYSLPAGAMPDAARDDLVRVAEQTLPPQFATAVSAERSPFIQAIFDYAAPIMVTTRIALLGDAAFVVRPHTAMGVSKAAGDALALSYALAQADDLATALAAYDATRRSAGNEIAAYGRRLGASFI; this comes from the coding sequence ATGCACTCCCTCAAAATCGCAATTGCAGGTGGCTCGCTCGGCGGCCTCTTCGCGGCAGCCCTGCTTCACGCCGCAGGCCACGAGGTGACGGTCTTCGAGCGGTCGAAGCACGGTTTGGAAGGCCGTGGCGCGGGTCTCGTCGGCCAGCGTGAGATATTTGCGATCCTGAGAGCCGTTGGTTGCGAGCATGTCGCGCGAATTGGTGTCGTCGCACGCGAGCGAATTTTTCTCGACCAGGGCGGTCAGATCGTTGAGCGTCATGAAACGCCCCAGATGCAAATCTCATGGGACATCTTGTTCCGAAGCTTCCGTGAGCGACTTCCGGACCGAAACTATCTGCAGGGGCGGGAGGTCGTGTCTGCCAGCGAGCATGGCGGCGCGGCCTATTTGACGTTTTCGGACGGCATTACCGTAGAGGCCGACCTCGTGATTGGCGTCGACGGAGTCGGGTCGATTGTGCGCAGGGCAGTCGCAGGTGATGCTGCTGCGCCGGTATACGCGGGATACGCGGCGTGGCGCGGTCTTTACCCGGAGGTCGACTTGCCGAATTCAGCGGCAGAAACGCTGCGCGAGCGCTTTGCATTCTTCAATATGCATCGGTCCCACATACTTGGATACCTGGTTGCCGGTCCCGATGGCTCTCTTGAGGCAGGCCGTCGTCGATACAATTGGGTTTGGTATCGGACACTGTCGGATGCGGATGGCTCGCTCGCGCGCGAGTTAACTGACGCCTCCGGACATGTCCATCAGTACTCGCTCCCAGCAGGTGCTATGCCGGACGCGGCGCGCGACGATCTCGTCAGGGTTGCCGAACAAACTCTTCCACCGCAATTTGCCACTGCCGTCTCTGCTGAAAGATCACCTTTCATCCAGGCCATATTCGACTATGCCGCGCCGATAATGGTGACCACGCGCATTGCATTGCTTGGCGATGCCGCCTTCGTGGTTCGCCCCCACACGGCGATGGGGGTTTCCAAGGCAGCGGGCGACGCGCTTGCGCTGAGCTATGCGCTTGCTCAGGCGGACGACCTCGCTACTGCGCTTGCCGCGTATGATGCGACCCGGCGGTCGGCAGGCAACGAGATCGCAGCGTATGGACGCCGACTCGGGGCGTCATTCATCTAA
- a CDS encoding DUF1348 family protein, producing the protein MSRPPLPPFTRESAAQKARMAEDAWNSPACGQRAEIFQLSTYLSGVPAAAAEPRASCFITALKGGSSARAAVRWSIHLLVRVVIAVTCNSPAAAFDAAHVLHAAEVMLRHGHSLAVGRPEARSNSQPATTGCALPGKSSFAAQQEGAFQPNETEELGR; encoded by the coding sequence ATGTCTCGTCCGCCGCTTCCCCCTTTCACCCGCGAGTCCGCCGCCCAGAAGGCCCGCATGGCGGAGGACGCCTGGAATTCGCCGGCTTGCGGACAGCGTGCGGAGATTTTTCAATTGTCGACATATTTGTCCGGCGTGCCGGCGGCAGCCGCCGAGCCACGCGCCTCCTGTTTCATTACCGCCTTGAAAGGCGGCAGCTCCGCGCGGGCCGCCGTGCGCTGGTCTATTCATTTGCTCGTCAGGGTCGTGATCGCTGTGACCTGCAATAGCCCGGCCGCGGCTTTTGATGCCGCACACGTGCTGCATGCCGCCGAAGTCATGCTGCGGCACGGTCACTCGCTCGCAGTCGGTCGGCCTGAAGCCAGATCGAATAGCCAGCCGGCCACGACCGGTTGTGCCTTACCCGGCAAGTCGTCGTTTGCCGCGCAACAGGAGGGGGCATTTCAACCAAACGAGACAGAGGAGCTCGGAAGATAA
- a CDS encoding helix-turn-helix transcriptional regulator → MTAQRISAIQEGQLQPMFGGALEIPSPSPTLLIETHRGEAGRAYTRIIPRHVLTLFLEPAAVWHSADGASTSHIFIPANTVVMSLRGRSESVLWLDPAQVLVVEVSDRALAEAAGTLFDAQSFELMPSPGVQDARLSALLQALHAEQVSGYGSGRLFVDGIEQALAACLVSRYSTRRPKRRVRTGGLSPSRAKRLVDHIQAHIGSPLPLDELAACAGLSSSYLSRAFRETFSVTPHDFVLDMRIKRAMELLAQPGNSILDVAQLCGFQTQQHFSRIFRQRVGVSPGQFCREL, encoded by the coding sequence ATGACGGCCCAGCGCATCTCTGCAATCCAAGAAGGTCAGCTCCAACCTATGTTCGGCGGAGCGCTGGAAATCCCCTCGCCATCGCCGACCTTGCTCATCGAAACTCACCGGGGCGAGGCGGGCCGTGCATACACGCGCATCATCCCCCGGCATGTGTTGACCCTGTTTCTCGAACCTGCAGCTGTGTGGCATTCGGCTGACGGTGCGTCGACATCGCACATTTTCATTCCTGCGAACACTGTTGTCATGTCATTGCGGGGACGGTCAGAAAGCGTGCTCTGGCTTGACCCTGCGCAAGTGTTGGTGGTGGAGGTCAGCGATCGCGCGCTGGCGGAGGCCGCCGGCACGCTGTTTGACGCGCAAAGTTTTGAATTGATGCCGAGCCCAGGGGTGCAGGATGCGCGATTGTCTGCGCTTCTCCAAGCGCTTCATGCCGAGCAGGTGAGCGGTTATGGCTCTGGCCGGCTATTTGTTGACGGTATTGAGCAGGCTCTTGCCGCGTGCCTCGTCAGCCGCTACAGCACCCGTCGTCCAAAGCGCCGTGTGCGAACCGGGGGCCTGTCTCCATCGCGTGCGAAGCGCCTTGTTGACCACATCCAGGCGCATATCGGCAGCCCTTTGCCGCTGGACGAACTCGCTGCCTGCGCGGGCTTAAGTTCGTCCTATCTATCCCGAGCTTTTCGGGAAACTTTCTCAGTGACACCACACGATTTCGTGCTCGACATGCGCATCAAGCGGGCTATGGAATTGCTGGCGCAGCCAGGCAATTCGATTCTGGACGTCGCGCAACTCTGCGGCTTCCAGACCCAGCAGCATTTCTCGCGCATCTTCCGGCAGCGGGTTGGAGTATCGCCGGGGCAATTCTGCCGCGAACTATAG
- a CDS encoding alpha/beta fold hydrolase: protein MTDYVLIHGAWHGSWCWARVRRLLAAAAGHRVFTPTLTGVGERSHLLSRDVGLDTHVADVANLMIWENLRDIVLVGHSYGGVVARHVADRMPDRIRSLIYLDAFVPENGKTLFDYLPDNGEGDRKLAVAHGDGWRVPPRPASFLAVNAADAAWVDRQCTMHPLSSFEAPAQISGACDDIAKIGYILASGFEGPFGQFYAKAGERRWWQEELACGHDVMLDMPNELTALLLQRT, encoded by the coding sequence ATGACCGATTACGTCTTAATCCACGGCGCGTGGCATGGTAGCTGGTGCTGGGCGCGCGTGCGTCGCCTGCTGGCGGCGGCGGCGGGGCACCGGGTGTTCACGCCGACGCTAACGGGTGTCGGAGAACGCTCCCATCTCTTGAGTCGCGACGTCGGCCTCGACACCCATGTCGCTGATGTGGCCAATCTCATGATTTGGGAGAACCTACGCGACATCGTCCTGGTCGGACACTCCTACGGCGGTGTCGTCGCACGCCACGTCGCTGACCGGATGCCGGACCGGATTCGCTCGCTCATCTATCTCGACGCCTTCGTTCCCGAGAACGGCAAAACCCTTTTTGATTACCTGCCCGACAACGGCGAGGGCGACCGGAAACTGGCTGTGGCCCATGGCGATGGCTGGAGAGTTCCGCCGAGACCAGCGTCGTTCCTCGCGGTCAATGCGGCAGACGCCGCCTGGGTGGATCGTCAGTGCACGATGCACCCGCTGTCCAGCTTTGAAGCGCCGGCGCAAATCAGCGGCGCCTGCGACGACATCGCAAAAATCGGATACATTCTGGCTAGTGGTTTTGAAGGTCCTTTCGGCCAGTTTTACGCCAAGGCAGGAGAGCGCCGCTGGTGGCAGGAGGAGCTTGCATGCGGGCATGATGTGATGCTCGACATGCCCAATGAACTCACGGCCCTGCTGCTGCAGCGGACGTAG
- a CDS encoding winged helix-turn-helix transcriptional regulator, whose translation MSASYGQFCPIAKASEIFATRWTPLIVREVMTGMHSFNDIHRGVPLISRAVLVARLRELEDHGVIERRPRGADGAGHEYWLTPAGEGLRVVMHALGQWGMTYTHDRIKRSDLDPALLIWGLRKRVDLSMLPDRRVVLRFEFSGVPASRTKFRIMWLILGRSGVDVCMKDPGFAVDLTLRGNIRDYVDVYLGHTKWRDAAGTALQFDGDLRIARAFPVWLRFETVSGRNAPDPHLAARPVAVQTNHSDRLPSHPRGIRARSPGSPRAQNRKRA comes from the coding sequence ATGTCAGCAAGCTATGGTCAGTTTTGCCCGATCGCGAAGGCATCCGAGATCTTCGCCACCCGCTGGACTCCGCTTATCGTGCGCGAAGTGATGACTGGCATGCACTCCTTCAACGACATCCATCGCGGCGTGCCGCTGATTTCCCGGGCAGTCCTGGTCGCGCGGCTGCGTGAGCTAGAGGACCATGGTGTGATTGAACGCCGGCCGCGCGGCGCCGACGGTGCCGGCCACGAGTACTGGCTCACGCCTGCTGGCGAGGGCTTGCGCGTGGTAATGCACGCGCTCGGCCAGTGGGGAATGACCTACACCCACGACCGGATCAAACGTTCCGATCTTGATCCCGCCCTCCTGATCTGGGGATTGCGCAAGCGTGTCGATCTGAGCATGCTGCCGGATCGGCGCGTCGTCTTGCGCTTCGAATTTTCAGGCGTGCCGGCGAGCCGCACGAAATTTCGAATCATGTGGCTGATCCTCGGACGATCCGGCGTCGACGTCTGCATGAAGGATCCGGGATTTGCCGTCGATCTTACGCTCCGCGGCAATATCCGTGATTACGTCGATGTCTATCTTGGCCATACGAAATGGCGCGACGCGGCCGGCACTGCGCTGCAGTTCGATGGCGATCTGCGGATTGCAAGAGCATTTCCTGTCTGGCTGCGATTTGAAACGGTGAGCGGCCGGAATGCTCCAGACCCGCACTTGGCTGCTCGGCCGGTTGCCGTTCAGACCAATCATTCGGATCGGCTGCCGTCCCACCCCCGCGGAATACGGGCCCGATCGCCCGGCAGCCCGCGAGCGCAAAATCGCAAGCGCGCATAA
- a CDS encoding DUF1348 family protein, whose translation MSGPPLPSFTRESAAQMARMAEDAWNSRDPERVALAYTEDSRWRNRSEFLEGHSAIVAFLTRKWQKEHEYRLIKDLWAFDRNFIAVRFQYEWHDDAGQWFRSYGNEQWEFDENGLMRRREASINDMPIGESERRYRWAAPGPRPAHHPGLGTSPK comes from the coding sequence GTGTCTGGTCCTCCACTTCCCTCTTTCACCCGCGAGTCCGCCGCCCAGATGGCCCGCATGGCTGAGGACGCCTGGAATTCGCGCGATCCGGAGCGGGTGGCGCTGGCCTACACCGAAGACAGCCGCTGGCGGAATCGCTCGGAATTCCTTGAAGGCCACTCCGCGATCGTCGCGTTCCTGACACGCAAGTGGCAGAAGGAACACGAGTACCGGCTGATCAAGGATCTCTGGGCGTTCGACCGCAATTTCATCGCCGTGCGTTTCCAGTACGAATGGCATGACGACGCCGGACAGTGGTTCCGCTCCTACGGCAATGAGCAGTGGGAATTCGACGAGAACGGTTTGATGCGCCGGCGCGAGGCCAGCATCAATGATATGCCGATCGGCGAAAGCGAGCGCCGTTACCGGTGGGCGGCGCCCGGCCCGCGCCCCGCGCATCACCCGGGCCTCGGCACCAGCCCGAAGTAA
- a CDS encoding FAD-binding oxidoreductase, which yields MTDLIESTLRGLGGQLPGRTSRPGDDRYAAATAIWAKPVGLMPRMVVHCRTMADIRLAIAAARSAGLALSVRGGGHDWAGRALCDGLVLDLRGMRDVHVSPDRRSARISGGARAVDVLTATDPLGLAAVTGSCSAVGMAGLTLGGGYGPLIGRFGLALDNLIAADIVLADGRIVTAEPGNEEDLFWALRGGGGNFGVVAEMRIRLHELPNVVSGVLVYPFSEARTVLRRFAEIAPSLPDELTVQVCAVAGPDGAPVILLVPTWSGRQGGGDAHIAPLLKLGTLLDNSVDAVRYGASLSVFDPFIVNGQRVFMETCSLPVLNEDAAEILVEAMAKAVSAGCAILTHEFRGAASRVPVEATAFGLRRDHMLIEILASFPDRSDRLEERRHRHWVRDTRQTFKRIAFPGGYPNLLGAREADRAAASFGPNAERLAMVKRRYDPGNAFSSAIPLPPDQNPAAVEQLARLHRQARSAAPASRA from the coding sequence ATGACTGATCTGATCGAAAGCACACTGCGAGGACTTGGCGGACAACTCCCCGGTCGCACGTCGAGGCCGGGCGACGACCGTTACGCCGCCGCGACGGCGATCTGGGCCAAACCGGTCGGCCTGATGCCGCGCATGGTCGTTCATTGCCGCACGATGGCGGACATCCGGCTCGCCATCGCCGCCGCGCGTTCCGCCGGTCTCGCGTTGTCGGTGCGCGGCGGTGGACACGACTGGGCCGGCCGCGCTTTGTGCGACGGACTTGTGCTCGATCTCCGCGGCATGAGGGATGTGCATGTCAGCCCCGACCGGCGCAGTGCGCGCATTTCGGGAGGTGCCCGCGCCGTCGATGTCCTCACGGCGACCGATCCGCTTGGGCTTGCCGCCGTGACCGGTTCATGCAGCGCGGTCGGCATGGCCGGGCTCACCTTGGGCGGCGGCTATGGGCCATTGATCGGCCGCTTCGGTCTTGCGCTCGACAACCTGATCGCCGCCGACATTGTTCTGGCGGACGGGCGTATCGTCACCGCGGAGCCGGGCAACGAAGAGGATCTGTTCTGGGCCCTGCGTGGCGGCGGCGGAAATTTTGGCGTGGTGGCGGAGATGCGCATTCGCCTGCACGAGCTGCCCAACGTCGTCTCGGGCGTGCTGGTCTATCCTTTCTCTGAAGCCAGGACGGTTTTGCGGCGGTTTGCCGAGATAGCGCCTTCCCTGCCCGATGAGTTGACCGTCCAGGTCTGCGCGGTCGCCGGGCCGGACGGCGCGCCGGTGATCCTTCTGGTGCCGACATGGTCGGGTCGGCAAGGCGGCGGCGACGCGCATATCGCTCCCTTGCTCAAGCTTGGGACGCTGCTCGACAACAGCGTGGACGCGGTCCGCTACGGAGCTTCGCTCTCGGTCTTCGATCCCTTTATCGTGAACGGGCAGCGGGTCTTCATGGAAACCTGTTCGCTTCCGGTGCTCAATGAGGACGCCGCCGAAATCCTCGTCGAGGCCATGGCCAAAGCCGTATCGGCCGGGTGCGCGATCTTGACCCACGAATTCAGAGGCGCGGCCTCCCGCGTGCCGGTGGAGGCGACGGCGTTCGGCCTTCGTCGCGACCACATGCTGATCGAAATCCTCGCCTCGTTCCCCGACCGGTCGGACCGGCTGGAAGAGCGCCGGCATCGGCACTGGGTCCGCGACACGCGGCAGACTTTCAAGCGGATCGCCTTTCCCGGCGGATATCCGAATCTGCTGGGCGCGCGCGAGGCGGACCGCGCGGCCGCAAGCTTTGGTCCCAACGCCGAACGGCTGGCCATGGTCAAGCGGCGCTACGATCCCGGCAACGCCTTCAGTTCCGCAATCCCGCTGCCGCCGGATCAGAATCCTGCCGCCGTGGAGCAACTCGCACGCCTTCACAGGCAGGCAAGAAGCGCTGCGCCGGCCTCGCGCGCGTAG